One Nitrospina watsonii DNA segment encodes these proteins:
- a CDS encoding CPBP family intramembrane glutamic endopeptidase: MKHTERTAPWSLKIPVWSLAGYVCILYPLVHWVLRDPHRGSPWVGPVYFGGVLIALLASRKVTLLQLGFHAGARGRDIAIGLVPAVLVVVTVPLLDWFIEASGLAQSELFAGAENRGMAQPGLLSLLMSFAGRVLAVPLVEQLYFTGFLLPALLRVVKPTTAIYIAAAVFTLVHFELKLSLFLIGLICSGFYYWTGSLWASVVFHAGCALGGMLVAFYYPRVVTFLAFLF, from the coding sequence ATGAAACACACGGAACGCACAGCACCCTGGAGTCTCAAAATTCCGGTGTGGAGTCTGGCCGGCTACGTGTGCATTCTCTACCCGCTGGTGCACTGGGTGCTTCGCGACCCGCACCGCGGGTCCCCCTGGGTCGGTCCTGTCTATTTCGGAGGCGTGCTGATCGCCCTGCTTGCTTCCCGCAAGGTCACCCTGCTGCAATTGGGATTTCATGCCGGCGCGCGCGGGCGCGATATCGCAATCGGTCTCGTTCCTGCCGTTCTCGTGGTGGTGACGGTGCCGCTTTTGGATTGGTTCATCGAAGCTTCCGGACTGGCTCAAAGCGAATTGTTCGCCGGGGCGGAAAACCGGGGGATGGCGCAGCCGGGTCTTCTCTCCCTGTTGATGAGTTTCGCGGGCCGCGTCCTGGCCGTGCCCCTCGTCGAGCAACTGTACTTCACCGGGTTTCTGCTCCCTGCCCTGCTCCGTGTGGTGAAACCCACGACCGCCATTTATATCGCGGCAGCGGTTTTTACCCTGGTTCATTTCGAGCTGAAGCTCAGCCTGTTTCTGATTGGATTGATCTGTTCGGGATTCTACTACTGGACGGGAAGCCTGTGGGCGTCGGTCGTGTTTCACGCCGGTTGTGCTTTGGGCGGGATGCTGGTGGCGTTTTACTACCCCCGCGTGGTCACGTTTCTGGCGTTCCTGTTTTAA
- the tatC gene encoding twin-arginine translocase subunit TatC, which produces MVDSLGFTDKIPVSRHLKELKDRLVQTAIVVGFFFGLCFYFIEILLGWLEDPLPKRWAHLTFITPTEPFFTNMKVAFMGSLFISMPLILYHVWQFISPGLKVKEKKITFMFVFFGTLFFVFGGAFCYFLVVPLALKFLFNYGVQFWQMQVTIGFYFSFIVKLILAFAFAFQTPLIMVLLTKFGVINTIKMRMYRKWAFLGCFGLAAVLTPPDIVTQLLLGIPLYCLYEFGVLVSTFFEDPKQREAILKQVQLDREMRKAKKEAERAQKEAKKKKVKIKPQKRAG; this is translated from the coding sequence GTGGTAGATTCCCTGGGATTCACTGACAAGATTCCTGTTTCCAGGCACCTCAAGGAATTGAAGGACCGCCTGGTGCAGACGGCCATTGTGGTCGGATTTTTTTTCGGATTGTGCTTTTACTTCATTGAAATTCTGCTGGGCTGGCTGGAAGACCCGCTTCCCAAACGTTGGGCCCACCTGACCTTCATCACGCCGACGGAACCCTTTTTCACCAACATGAAAGTGGCCTTCATGGGGTCGCTGTTCATTTCCATGCCGTTGATCCTGTACCACGTCTGGCAGTTCATCTCGCCGGGACTTAAGGTGAAGGAAAAGAAAATCACCTTCATGTTCGTGTTTTTCGGCACGCTGTTTTTCGTGTTCGGGGGCGCATTCTGCTATTTTCTGGTGGTGCCGCTGGCGTTGAAATTCCTGTTCAATTACGGTGTCCAGTTTTGGCAAATGCAGGTGACCATCGGGTTTTATTTTTCCTTCATTGTGAAATTGATCTTGGCCTTCGCGTTTGCCTTCCAGACGCCGTTGATCATGGTCCTGCTCACCAAGTTCGGCGTGATCAATACCATCAAGATGCGCATGTACCGAAAGTGGGCGTTTCTGGGTTGCTTCGGCCTGGCGGCGGTGTTGACCCCGCCGGATATCGTCACTCAGCTTCTTCTCGGCATCCCGCTTTACTGTTTGTATGAATTCGGTGTGCTGGTCTCCACGTTCTTTGAAGATCCGAAGCAACGCGAAGCGATACTGAAGCAGGTTCAGTTGGATCGTGAAATGCGCAAAGCCAAAAAAGAGGCGGAGCGTGCCCAAAAAGAGGCCAAGAAGAAAAAAGTAAAGATCAAGCCGCAGAAAAGAGCCGGGTGA
- a CDS encoding DUF507 family protein — protein MRIQKELLDRIAKKIVRSLIENNFIIWDERPEKLEAIIHEIITEDLMVEDRLNEEVKLLLESRTKDYERDMMDYGRVFQMVKSKLVRERGLIL, from the coding sequence ATGAGAATTCAGAAAGAATTATTAGACCGCATTGCCAAGAAAATCGTCCGATCGCTGATAGAAAATAACTTCATTATCTGGGACGAACGTCCCGAGAAACTGGAAGCCATCATCCACGAAATCATCACCGAAGATTTGATGGTTGAAGACCGCCTCAACGAAGAGGTCAAACTGCTTCTGGAATCCCGCACCAAGGATTACGAGCGGGACATGATGGACTACGGGCGGGTGTTTCAGATGGTGAAATCCAAACTGGTCCGGGAACGCGGCCTCATCCTGTAA
- a CDS encoding DUF507 family protein, whose product MKLSREKVNHISKLIVRDFENREEIDYKEDLNDVRLEVARVINEELKIDDKADAEARRIIDSYTTRKLREGTDEWEIMYQKHYDEFFKKHGI is encoded by the coding sequence ATGAAACTCAGCAGGGAAAAAGTCAACCACATCAGCAAACTGATTGTCCGGGATTTCGAGAACCGGGAAGAGATCGATTACAAGGAAGACCTCAACGATGTGCGCCTGGAAGTCGCACGGGTGATCAACGAGGAACTCAAGATCGATGACAAGGCGGACGCCGAAGCGCGGCGCATTATCGATTCCTACACCACGCGCAAACTGCGCGAGGGCACGGACGAGTGGGAAATCATGTACCAGAAACACTACGACGAATTCTTCAAAAAGCACGGCATCTGA
- the larC gene encoding nickel pincer cofactor biosynthesis protein LarC, translating to MKTLYFDCYAGISGDMILGALVDLGVDLKALQSGLKTLGLKGYEIKSRRVKRGHLAGIKVDVKVGHSHHHRGLSDIRTLIQNSKLPDAVKRTSIAVFERLGRAEARVHRIALDKVHFHEVGAVDSIIDIVGGVYALHLLGIDQVMASAVNTGEGTVACEHGVLPVPAPATLELLKGIPCFSSGVPKELTTPTGAAMIGHFAEKFQGMPLMTISKVGYGAGTHKLDDQPNLLRAVLGETLAKSSERVVLLETNIDDMNPEFYDHVMDKLFAAGALDVYFTPISMKKNRPAVKLSALCPPRRQDALTKILLTETSTYGVRSCEMDRAVLDRKIESIKTRWGTVKVKVGWLDGLPVHISPEYDDCRRLADKKNVPLKEVYEEATRRAEEVLRNG from the coding sequence ATGAAAACACTTTACTTCGACTGCTACGCTGGGATCAGTGGCGACATGATTCTGGGTGCGCTGGTGGATCTGGGCGTGGATCTGAAGGCATTGCAGTCCGGTCTCAAAACGTTGGGCCTCAAGGGTTATGAGATCAAGTCCCGGCGGGTCAAACGGGGACATCTGGCGGGCATCAAGGTGGACGTCAAGGTGGGGCATTCGCATCATCATCGCGGGCTTTCGGATATCCGCACCCTCATTCAAAATTCCAAGCTGCCGGATGCGGTGAAAAGGACTTCGATCGCCGTGTTCGAACGATTGGGCCGTGCGGAAGCGCGGGTGCATCGCATTGCCCTGGACAAGGTGCATTTTCATGAAGTCGGTGCGGTGGATTCGATCATCGATATTGTCGGGGGTGTGTATGCGCTGCACCTGTTGGGCATCGATCAGGTGATGGCGTCGGCCGTCAACACGGGCGAGGGGACGGTGGCCTGCGAGCACGGCGTGCTGCCGGTTCCGGCTCCGGCGACGCTGGAGTTGCTGAAGGGCATTCCCTGTTTTTCCAGTGGCGTGCCGAAGGAATTGACCACGCCCACCGGCGCCGCCATGATCGGCCACTTCGCCGAAAAATTTCAGGGCATGCCGTTGATGACGATTTCGAAAGTCGGCTATGGCGCGGGAACCCATAAGCTCGATGACCAGCCCAACTTGTTGCGCGCGGTGCTGGGGGAGACGCTGGCGAAATCGAGCGAGCGTGTGGTGCTGCTGGAAACCAACATCGACGACATGAATCCGGAGTTTTACGATCACGTCATGGACAAGCTGTTCGCCGCCGGGGCGCTGGATGTGTACTTCACACCCATCTCGATGAAGAAGAACCGGCCCGCTGTCAAACTCTCCGCCCTGTGTCCGCCTCGCAGACAGGATGCGCTCACTAAAATTTTACTGACTGAAACTTCGACCTACGGGGTGCGTTCGTGCGAGATGGACAGGGCGGTTCTGGACCGCAAAATCGAGTCCATCAAAACGCGGTGGGGGACGGTGAAGGTGAAAGTGGGCTGGCTGGATGGGTTGCCGGTGCACATCTCTCCGGAGTACGACGATTGCCGCCGCCTTGCGGACAAGAAAAACGTGCCGTTGAAGGAAGTGTATGAAGAGGCGACGCGCCGCGCGGAAGAGGTGCTGCGGAACGGCTGA
- a CDS encoding (2Fe-2S)-binding protein, which produces MASSSPDEEIICQCFQVSDKAIKKHIRDEDLQSIEEITAACGAGGGCQSCHMLLQLFLDQHHKHLKPAAKPDAPRNGEVKKRGIFSKLFARY; this is translated from the coding sequence ATGGCCTCCAGCAGTCCCGACGAGGAGATCATTTGTCAATGTTTTCAAGTCTCTGACAAGGCGATCAAGAAGCATATCCGGGACGAAGATCTGCAATCGATCGAGGAAATCACCGCCGCCTGTGGCGCCGGAGGTGGATGCCAATCCTGCCACATGCTGCTCCAGTTGTTCCTCGACCAGCACCACAAGCATCTCAAACCTGCCGCTAAACCGGATGCTCCCCGCAACGGAGAGGTTAAAAAACGGGGAATTTTCAGTAAACTGTTTGCCAGATATTGA
- a CDS encoding MBL fold metallo-hydrolase: protein MKTTLIDHACLWVEAENTTLLSDPCLFDIHFEDLNYYYPKVEIYREKLAQPDVLYLSHRHQDHFDIRTLAYLPKDLKVLCPQDPVMLECLKELGYTQVTVVENFEMYTVKDLKLIPTPSLSQDYYPEHGLIMQDGDVSTWNQVDTIVSPQIIECIRRICGRVDLAHLRFQPLLEQNFTFHKPCVLPFEEYSSFLKVAKALSPGCAVPGSAGERFFGRFEFLNHFVFPTTQEQFLSDLNEFAPEILNHPFYPGDIAEIMPQGVVFHTNQSEVARLIEADDRVTAFNPLFEVPRIRTLTEDAEKRIEEKRAVEKFLLQQFVPRLKRLEVMTAWTHWKVGYRLEVFGNEESDVWSIDFSKPLTIQKGYMGRFTLYEGIACSELFRLIQGTTNWDFVGASGQYRTFHNIYRVVENRFEYYPQEKKFPQPLMEVFPADRAMDREKYLKDVHRWKGQFKGL, encoded by the coding sequence ATGAAAACGACCCTGATCGACCATGCCTGTTTGTGGGTGGAAGCAGAAAACACCACGCTTCTGTCGGACCCCTGCCTGTTCGACATCCACTTCGAAGACCTCAACTACTACTACCCTAAGGTTGAAATCTACCGCGAGAAGTTAGCGCAACCCGACGTCCTCTACCTGTCGCACCGCCACCAGGACCATTTTGACATCCGCACGCTTGCGTATCTACCCAAGGACCTCAAGGTGCTGTGCCCGCAGGACCCCGTGATGCTCGAGTGCCTCAAGGAGTTGGGCTACACTCAGGTGACTGTGGTGGAAAATTTCGAGATGTACACGGTGAAAGACCTGAAGCTGATTCCCACGCCATCCCTCTCTCAAGATTATTATCCTGAGCATGGCTTGATCATGCAGGACGGGGACGTGAGCACTTGGAACCAGGTGGACACCATCGTCTCCCCTCAAATCATCGAATGCATCCGCCGCATCTGCGGGCGCGTTGACCTTGCGCACTTGCGGTTTCAACCGCTGCTGGAACAGAACTTCACGTTTCATAAACCCTGTGTCCTGCCGTTCGAGGAGTACAGCTCGTTTCTGAAAGTGGCGAAAGCGTTGTCGCCTGGGTGTGCCGTTCCGGGCTCGGCGGGCGAACGCTTCTTCGGCCGGTTCGAGTTTTTAAACCATTTTGTGTTTCCCACCACCCAGGAGCAGTTTTTGTCGGACCTCAACGAATTTGCGCCGGAAATTCTGAACCATCCGTTTTATCCCGGAGACATCGCGGAAATCATGCCGCAAGGGGTGGTGTTCCACACCAATCAATCCGAGGTCGCCCGCCTCATCGAGGCCGACGATCGTGTCACGGCCTTCAATCCGCTGTTTGAAGTGCCGCGCATCCGCACCTTGACCGAAGACGCCGAAAAGCGGATCGAGGAAAAAAGGGCTGTCGAAAAATTTCTACTGCAGCAATTTGTCCCGCGTCTGAAAAGGCTGGAGGTGATGACGGCCTGGACTCACTGGAAAGTGGGATATCGGCTGGAAGTTTTCGGGAATGAGGAGTCGGACGTGTGGAGCATCGATTTCAGCAAACCCCTCACCATTCAAAAAGGCTACATGGGGCGCTTCACCTTGTACGAAGGGATTGCCTGTTCCGAGTTGTTCCGGCTGATCCAGGGAACCACGAATTGGGATTTCGTGGGGGCCTCCGGCCAGTACCGTACCTTCCATAACATATACCGGGTGGTGGAGAATAGATTTGAGTATTATCCCCAGGAAAAGAAGTTCCCTCAACCCCTCATGGAGGTGTTTCCTGCCGACCGGGCCATGGACCGGGAAAAATATTTGAAGGACGTTCACCGCTGGAAGGGGCAATTTAAAGGCTTGTGA
- a CDS encoding alpha/beta hydrolase produces MTSIFDTPQFNENLFFPRPDSGEAPKGAEDLFVTVEAPMKVHVRLHSHPDARFSLLFFHGNGEIAADYDNLAEAYHQIGADFLVCDYRGYGKSDGKPTLRSTLADAHAIYNMLKAEGKLRPTVCVMGRSLGSAPAIELCAEYPEIKACVIESGYADPIPLVERRGLKVDNITPEEGALFNNSKKIERVKCPVLIMHGEDDVLIYPHEAKLNYDRAGSKDKALQILPGVGHNDILMAPDYGYFKCLFGFFEQMV; encoded by the coding sequence ATGACTTCCATTTTTGACACGCCACAATTCAACGAAAATCTGTTTTTTCCGCGCCCGGACTCCGGGGAGGCGCCGAAGGGGGCTGAGGACCTGTTTGTGACGGTGGAAGCACCGATGAAGGTCCATGTGCGACTGCATTCGCACCCCGATGCCCGCTTCAGCCTGTTGTTTTTTCACGGTAACGGCGAAATTGCCGCCGACTACGACAACCTCGCCGAGGCGTATCACCAGATTGGGGCTGATTTTCTGGTCTGCGATTACCGGGGGTATGGCAAAAGCGACGGCAAGCCCACCTTGCGCAGCACCCTGGCGGACGCACACGCCATTTACAATATGTTGAAGGCGGAGGGCAAATTGCGACCGACGGTGTGTGTGATGGGACGCTCCCTGGGCAGCGCTCCGGCTATCGAGCTCTGCGCTGAGTACCCGGAAATCAAGGCCTGCGTCATTGAGAGCGGTTACGCCGATCCCATTCCGCTGGTAGAGCGGCGCGGCCTGAAGGTGGACAACATCACCCCGGAAGAGGGTGCACTGTTCAATAACAGCAAGAAAATCGAACGCGTCAAATGTCCGGTTTTGATCATGCACGGCGAGGACGACGTGTTGATCTACCCGCACGAGGCCAAGCTGAATTACGACCGGGCCGGCAGCAAGGACAAGGCACTGCAAATTTTGCCGGGGGTGGGGCACAATGATATCCTCATGGCCCCGGATTACGGCTACTTCAAATGCCTGTTTGGTTTTTTCGAACAGATGGTTTGA
- a CDS encoding aconitate hydratase: protein MLMDPAPIEKRFESMGKALDAARKNLGRDLTIVEKILFSHMDPATDFSKLERGKSDIFLDADRVAMQDATAQMAILQFMSAKIPEVAVPTTVHCDHLIQAHTGSETDLKEAENVNKEVYDFLRSSSMKYGMGFWKPGSGIIHQVVYENYSCPGTLMIGTDSHTPNAGGMGMIAIGVGGADAVDVMTGQRFMTRMPKFVGIKLTGKLSGWTASKDIILKVATMLTAKGGTNKIIEYFGEGARSLSATSKGTVTNMGAELGATTSIFAYDDNMDVYMRKTERDAVADLCKKYKEHLVSDADVEKNPEKYYDEIYEINLSELEPHIVGPHTPDLGRTVAQMKADAEKNDYPRGLSAALIGSCTNSSYEDLTRSVSLARQAKKAGLKVKSQFLVTPGSERIFQTITRDGIMKDFEDVGATVLANACGPCIGQWKRDDIQKGDKNSIISSYNRNFAKRNDGNAETLSFISSPEIVVAMAFGGTLEFNPMTDTLKTPDGKDFKFQPPEGDVYPDQGYASKDSGYLAPTNSGEVLIDPKSERLAFLEPFPKHDPVADYKDLKVLFKAAGKCTTDHISQAGPWLKFRGHLDNISNNLFLGAENAFHGETGKGNNVVTGQVDELNKIAREYKDKGIGWVAVADENIGEGSSREHAAMEPRHMGCRAIIAKSYARIFEANLKKQGVLPFTFDDKADYDKIQQKDSIAIEGLDKLKPYEPVTLVLTHEDGSTDKIKVTHSMNEGELQWFYAGSALNYVGSQKAAS from the coding sequence ATGTTAATGGATCCGGCACCTATCGAAAAACGCTTTGAATCCATGGGTAAGGCTCTTGACGCCGCCCGTAAAAACCTGGGTCGCGATTTGACGATAGTCGAAAAAATTCTTTTTTCGCACATGGACCCGGCCACGGATTTTTCAAAGCTGGAGCGGGGCAAATCGGATATTTTCCTGGATGCGGACCGTGTTGCAATGCAGGACGCCACGGCCCAGATGGCAATCCTTCAGTTCATGTCGGCTAAGATTCCGGAAGTGGCGGTTCCTACGACCGTTCACTGCGACCACCTGATTCAGGCGCACACCGGATCTGAGACGGACTTGAAGGAAGCTGAAAACGTCAACAAGGAGGTATACGATTTTCTCCGCTCTTCATCCATGAAATACGGGATGGGCTTTTGGAAGCCTGGCTCCGGCATCATTCACCAGGTGGTGTATGAAAACTACAGCTGCCCCGGCACGCTGATGATCGGCACCGACTCCCACACCCCAAATGCCGGCGGTATGGGCATGATCGCCATCGGCGTCGGCGGCGCGGATGCGGTGGATGTGATGACCGGTCAGCGTTTCATGACCCGCATGCCGAAATTCGTGGGCATCAAGCTGACCGGCAAGCTGAGCGGCTGGACGGCCTCCAAGGACATCATTTTGAAGGTCGCCACCATGCTGACCGCAAAAGGCGGCACCAACAAGATCATCGAGTACTTTGGCGAGGGCGCACGCTCACTCAGCGCCACCAGCAAAGGCACGGTCACCAACATGGGCGCGGAACTCGGCGCCACCACCTCCATCTTCGCGTACGACGACAACATGGACGTGTACATGCGCAAAACCGAGCGCGATGCGGTGGCGGACCTGTGCAAGAAGTACAAGGAACATCTGGTTTCGGATGCCGACGTCGAGAAGAATCCGGAAAAATACTACGACGAGATTTACGAAATCAACCTGTCGGAACTGGAACCGCACATCGTGGGACCGCACACGCCGGACCTCGGCCGCACGGTTGCCCAGATGAAGGCGGATGCAGAGAAGAACGATTACCCGCGCGGTTTGTCGGCGGCGTTGATCGGTTCCTGCACCAACTCCAGCTACGAGGACCTCACCCGTTCCGTCAGCCTGGCACGTCAGGCCAAGAAAGCCGGCCTCAAGGTCAAGTCGCAGTTCCTCGTCACCCCCGGTTCGGAGCGCATTTTCCAGACCATCACCCGCGACGGCATCATGAAGGACTTCGAGGATGTCGGCGCCACGGTTCTGGCCAATGCCTGCGGACCGTGCATCGGGCAGTGGAAACGGGATGACATCCAGAAAGGCGACAAGAACAGCATCATCAGTTCTTACAACCGCAACTTTGCAAAACGGAACGACGGCAATGCCGAGACGCTGAGCTTCATCAGCAGCCCGGAGATCGTCGTCGCCATGGCGTTCGGCGGCACGTTGGAATTCAACCCGATGACGGATACGCTGAAAACGCCGGACGGCAAGGATTTCAAATTCCAGCCGCCGGAAGGCGACGTCTATCCGGATCAGGGTTACGCGTCCAAGGACAGCGGGTACCTGGCGCCGACCAACTCCGGCGAGGTCCTCATCGACCCCAAGAGCGAGCGCCTGGCGTTTCTGGAGCCGTTTCCGAAGCACGATCCGGTTGCGGATTATAAGGACCTCAAGGTGCTGTTCAAGGCGGCGGGCAAATGCACGACCGACCACATTTCACAGGCCGGCCCGTGGCTCAAGTTCCGCGGTCATCTGGACAACATCAGCAACAACCTGTTCCTCGGCGCGGAGAACGCGTTCCATGGAGAAACGGGGAAAGGCAACAATGTGGTGACGGGCCAGGTGGACGAGCTCAACAAAATCGCCCGCGAGTATAAGGATAAAGGCATTGGATGGGTGGCTGTCGCCGATGAGAATATCGGCGAGGGCTCCAGCCGCGAACACGCCGCCATGGAACCCCGCCACATGGGGTGCCGGGCGATCATCGCCAAATCCTACGCCCGCATCTTTGAAGCCAATCTGAAAAAACAGGGTGTCCTGCCCTTCACCTTTGACGACAAGGCTGACTACGACAAGATTCAGCAGAAGGACAGCATTGCCATCGAAGGTCTGGACAAACTGAAACCCTACGAGCCGGTCACTCTGGTATTGACCCATGAAGACGGCTCGACCGACAAGATCAAAGTGACCCACTCGATGAACGAGGGAGAACTCCAGTGGTTCTACGCCGGGTCGGCCTTGAACTATGTCGGCAGCCAGAAGGCAGCCAGCTGA
- a CDS encoding M48 family metallopeptidase has product MSPPFKNRFCLRILPVCLFVLSLFCLAPAGPAFAVPFIDKETEISMGQKADVQVVAQYGLYQDKELQLYVNELGQKLVGNLSNPEFSRYFFKVVDSAEINAFALPGGYIYVTRGILAMINSEAELAGVLGHEIGHVTQHHGAKQVIRSIGAQILSIGGAIASPKNAGEWLMVSTQLFNTINLGYGREAELESDAHGLMIAQKSGYHPKAMVDFLSNLRQQEILTGQVYHSFQATHPETKERIIKAGTLSQSIYNRNKGTLKDNREGYLKKIQGMEYGGSSHKGDRRDYDKEYIDIYKVKPGDTFQSIAVKELEDEKKDWDIAILNGRRMDSKPVPGEYLKLVRKGVPASRKILELKPEKF; this is encoded by the coding sequence ATGTCCCCACCGTTCAAAAATAGATTCTGTTTGCGCATCTTGCCTGTTTGTCTGTTCGTGCTGTCACTGTTTTGCCTGGCTCCCGCTGGCCCCGCTTTCGCCGTCCCTTTCATCGATAAAGAAACCGAGATCAGCATGGGGCAAAAGGCCGATGTGCAGGTGGTCGCCCAATACGGTTTGTACCAGGATAAAGAGCTTCAGCTTTATGTGAACGAGTTGGGGCAGAAACTGGTGGGCAATCTGTCCAATCCTGAATTCAGCCGTTACTTTTTCAAGGTTGTGGACAGTGCGGAGATCAACGCGTTCGCGTTGCCCGGCGGTTATATTTATGTTACCCGCGGCATTCTGGCCATGATCAACAGCGAGGCGGAACTGGCCGGTGTGCTCGGTCACGAGATCGGACACGTCACCCAGCACCATGGCGCCAAGCAGGTGATCCGTTCCATCGGCGCCCAGATCTTGTCGATCGGCGGGGCCATCGCCAGTCCCAAAAACGCCGGCGAATGGTTGATGGTGAGCACGCAACTGTTCAACACCATCAACCTGGGCTATGGCCGCGAGGCGGAGCTGGAATCGGATGCGCATGGCCTGATGATCGCGCAGAAATCGGGATACCATCCAAAAGCAATGGTGGATTTTTTGAGCAACCTGCGCCAGCAGGAAATTCTCACCGGGCAGGTGTACCACAGCTTTCAGGCGACGCATCCAGAAACCAAGGAGCGCATCATCAAGGCCGGAACGCTTTCGCAATCCATCTACAATCGCAATAAAGGGACGCTGAAAGACAACCGCGAAGGTTATCTGAAAAAAATTCAGGGTATGGAATACGGCGGGTCTTCCCACAAGGGAGATCGCCGCGACTACGACAAGGAATACATCGATATTTACAAAGTCAAACCGGGAGATACCTTCCAAAGCATCGCCGTCAAGGAGTTGGAGGACGAAAAAAAAGATTGGGATATTGCCATTTTGAACGGGCGGCGCATGGATTCGAAACCGGTCCCCGGGGAGTACCTCAAGCTGGTAAGAAAAGGAGTTCCCGCAAGTCGGAAAATTCTTGAGTTGAAACCGGAAAAGTTTTGA
- a CDS encoding tetratricopeptide repeat protein gives MTQEHKLTKKELKGPDSFQRFSAGLVAFMDANRNLLFAVAGLGAVVLAGSWFWADRQEQQAEGMEKLYFQMEKLQQRQQENPEQEVTGEMQKLLPRFVEGPQKLRARLLLAEVYYENGNHDRSIEMYAEVSTLAKPGTLNHVLAQKGLAYNHETKKDFKKAVEIYKSIIDSSTNFPLFYIYLGLARSYEALSDPDNAKLILREMQTKFSSHPELETVNRKLKQLEASA, from the coding sequence ATGACTCAGGAACACAAGCTCACCAAAAAAGAACTCAAAGGACCTGATTCCTTTCAACGATTCAGCGCCGGTCTGGTTGCGTTCATGGACGCCAACCGGAACCTGCTTTTCGCCGTCGCCGGTTTGGGCGCGGTGGTCCTGGCCGGGTCCTGGTTCTGGGCCGACCGGCAGGAGCAGCAGGCCGAGGGGATGGAAAAACTGTATTTTCAAATGGAAAAACTGCAACAGCGGCAGCAGGAGAACCCGGAACAGGAGGTCACCGGGGAGATGCAAAAACTCCTGCCCCGGTTCGTGGAAGGACCGCAGAAATTACGCGCCCGGTTGCTGTTGGCGGAGGTCTATTATGAAAACGGAAACCATGACCGCTCTATCGAAATGTATGCCGAAGTGAGCACTCTGGCGAAACCTGGCACGCTCAATCACGTTCTCGCTCAAAAAGGTCTGGCCTACAACCACGAGACGAAAAAGGACTTCAAGAAAGCGGTGGAAATTTACAAATCTATTATAGACAGTTCCACAAATTTCCCGCTATTCTATATCTACCTGGGTTTGGCGCGCAGTTACGAAGCGTTGAGTGACCCGGACAACGCAAAGTTGATTTTAAGAGAAATGCAAACCAAGTTTTCAAGCCACCCCGAGTTGGAAACAGTGAATCGGAAGCTGAAGCAACTTGAGGCATCGGCTTAA